In the genome of Anguilla anguilla isolate fAngAng1 chromosome 15, fAngAng1.pri, whole genome shotgun sequence, the window ATATCAGTGTGCGCAcattaagtttgtgtgtgtgtgtgcatgttcagtttgtggggtgtgtgcgcgtgcgtgtgtgaggtgtgtgcacatgttgggttttggggtgtgtgggtgtagaTTGTGGTGGAGGGGTTTGtggtgtgcagtagtgtgtgcatgcgtgtatgtgggtTCAgtttgttgggggtgggggggggtttgcgtGAATTCAGTTTGTGATTTTATTCGTTTGTGAAATGCCGCAGATGAAAATAGCTGGTTCATGCCCATAGTACTCAGAATTGGCTATTGAAACATTCaactgatatacagtatgtgagacATTTGTAAAAGTGAGAATGCCCAGCCAATGCCCCAGCAGTGTGGAATCTCTCAGGATGGAACACGGATTGCAGAGGTCTAGTGTCACCTGCCTCATTGTGCAGTAATGATCACTTTACATGCATCCGACAGCGCAGCGACTGCACAGGGAAAAGACGCAGTGGCAGGCTGCATGCGTGCTGTTCAGTGCTCCCAGTTTGATAGAGAATGCCACAGGAATCTCATGGGGCTGCTAAGATTGTGACCTACATCGTTTAACTGTCAAATGTAGCAATGCCCATGTGCTGACAAATTTGCACGCTAACTGGCTCCACAAGCAAGTCCCCGGCATTAGAATATTGTTGCAAAACAAATCCTATGATTGAAAACGAGAGTGTGCAGTTTTTCGGCAAAGTGGCATTGGAAAagtacatctggggcctcatttataaaaatgttctttgatttatacttgaacttagccTTAAGATAATTTCGGGCAGTGTGCTTACattcgattcataaaagatactgagcataaaaaaccttgcttacgcaggttctaagaagcccatttgtaacttaaacatctgtgatctataaatctcaaattaacttaaaattgacagcacctgaacgtgccttacaatgagcaatttccccttatataatgctagcacaaatgagggtttagtcaggaataaccatggaccaaaagagaaaagcaaactttttgtaAGACGAGATCACGGCGACGGTAGAGGAGATATATTATTCAGTGAACTAAATAGCgggttgacaaacaaagccaaacaggtaGCTTGGGAGTGTGTTGCCACTGCAGTGAACGAGGTGGGGCAGCAAGACAGGACTGTGGCtgatctgaaaaagaaatggtcTTACCTTAAACTGCAAGTGAAAAACCAActagaccaggtcaaaacctagtataaatgcggttagctggctaacttgcCATTTATTTCTCACAAAAGAAAAGCTGTCTATGGGGGTAGTACCAAACGACTTGCGTTGAGCTTCTTTCATGCGTttctcaattcaatttaaactactagtttattCCTCTTCATTTAGATATCTTCCTGTCATAGTCAGTTTAAATGGTAGCTAAAACtaaaccaggttaaaacctggAACTGGCCGACTTCACAGACATGCACGGTGTAACTCTATCAcccactcactcagtcagtcagtcagtcagtcagtcagtcagtcagtcacagacattcatgtttgtagggctggccctgctgttgcggtccagccaaaaatagccATACATAACCGCAGCATTAAAGCAAAGGGAGGGGGGCCTGGCATGCCGGAGCTCTCCCAAATGGACCAGCGCATCGCATCAATCATTGGGGAACGCGCATGCACTGGCACATGCTCCGACGGGGACAGTGAATGTTTCAaaaacagtgagtttcttctattttgcttttttgctttatttttatttttcatatttttttaatcgcAGCTTTTACATCCTTTAGCAGTAACATCGAAAACAGTGAAGTCGGCGCGCGAAACCCCCACGACTGCGTCACTGGATCAGGGTAAGTAATTAAGAGAATGTGAAACTTTTTGTTGTCAATATACAAGACATGCACTGATTTATTTTACTCTTTTATTCACATAGAAACGGGGGAAAGCTGCATTGCAGCCCGTGCGCCCTCAACCCAGGGATAAAGTGTGTGAGGCTCCCAAATCAGCAGGTGCCAGGAGTGAGGGGGAAGGTTTGGCCACAGGTGCCGAGGGTGGTGACCGAGGCAGATTGTGACTGAACTCACAAGAATTTGCAAGGGTTtgattcatttacataatgcaaCTGTTGAACGTTTTCCACAACGTGACTAAAAAAAACCTATGCTTTGTATATTGTCTGGCATTCTGTTTCTTACCAGCAATCTCTGAGCTGCCGCCTCCTTCTCACTGCATCAGCCGGGGCAGGTGCTCCATTGGGTGGTGGGTTTGGAAGCTCTTGGGGGTCCATTCTAATCTCCACATCCATTTCAATACCATGCCTCAGAGCTATGTTGTGGAGCACACCACATGCCAGTATTATGCGTGTCACCTTTGATTGTGGAGGGAAACCATTAATTCTTAAAACAGGCCAACAGCTAATATTTAGGTTTGAAATTGCATACCCCAATGTTCTTGTCAAATAAACTTGCACTACTAATGGGCACTACAGTTACTGAGATGTCCCCTTGAAATCTGTTCGCATTTTGTTGCAATGCTAGTGGAAACGATAGGAATCAGCTGATTCCATTTGTTTACACTAGCATTGCTACCAAATGTACAAGCTTCAAGGGGAAATCTCAGTAACCGTAGTTCCAAATTAAACTGTTGTCAGCTATTTGGCCAGAACCTTTGGGTGTGCAATTTCAAacctaaatataaaatgttcGTATATGTTGCTTTAAGTTGacctattttaaaaataaatttaagctatgtatttttgtaaaataaagttaCCTTCTCTGGCTTGTAGAGGAGTTTTACACCTGATGCATCAAGGCAACACCACCTGCCCTTCAGCAGTCCGATGGTGCGCTCCACAACCGACCTTGTTCTGCCGTGCGCCAAATTGTAGCGCATTTCCTCTGCTGTTCGGGGATCGGCAAAGGGAGTGAGAAGCCACGTTTTCAGTGGATAGCCCAGTCACATAATAGAGTAAAACCGTTGTGATATATTATTTTGCACAGTTAATAGCCTATTAtacactgggaaaaaaaagaactcaccGAGAAGGCACCCGTCTCCACTCTCACCAGCCTCTAGACGCAGGCCAACTCTGCTGTGGCGCAGAATGAATGAGTCCTGCGTAGACCCTGGCCACTTGGAGCATGCATTGAGTAGTTGCATACGGGCATTGCAGATGATCTGATCATTCAATGAATGGAAATTCAGTCTCTGAAAACTCTCTTCCTTCTAAAAGCACAGTTTTCAATTTCTTACAATAACGCAAAAACAGCCATGGTTACTTTTTTATAATTTGACACATTATTTATAGAAGATCGCATCctgtttttcattcaaaacaCCTTGTGTCTGGCAATTAattcctcacacctttaattgataattcctatcaaattgttcataaagcaaatgcaaagttcaccacaggcttggacgcatatgcATCCCAAACTGTaatacccctacataaccagcaggaattattatattattacacatacaaacattactgtagattacaaaaaaataataatgacagtgCTATACTAATCTGGCTAGTATAGGGATACaatgttgaatgaatgtaatatgtatgtggCTGTATTGCAAAGCAGAATGAAGACAGCTAGATGTAGttacataattaataattaaactgGTTATGTTACAGCAGAGAAACAGACTAACAGAGTAAATAGTGTGATTCAATATAACTGgctatacaaacacacttagTTACcagaatatgtatttatatactgtaactaaattaataaaaaaaatactagccataaatagctagctaactacctagCTGCTTATCCTATGCAGCTGTGAGTGATGATGTctaatggcttttttttaacctttcatACTAGCATGTAAACTGGCAAGGCACTGGGCAGGCAAGCTAAAAAGAATATAGCTAACCATGTTAGCTGGCTTAGCCAGCCagttacgttagctagctagctaacgttgttagctaacgttagccgtACTAACGTTACTGAGCTGACATCACggataattattttgctgacgTTAAACTACTAAATCTGATTTTAGCTCGCTAATAGCGTAATTTTAGTTAATCACAATTAGCTGCATGTATAGCCAGTATCATCAACCCTGTGCTGCCCTGCACAAACCGGAAGCTCTGCACTCTCAGGCTGAGCTGCTGACCTTCTCTCAACATCCGCTGTACCGGTAGTTACATTCTCAATTTCATCATTATTCTCCTGAATCTCCTTCTCAAAAATCTGCCTcgatattttctttaaaaatccgTGGATATCCATCGTTTCTGACAGTTCAGTGACACTAACGTTACTGAACGAGAAATATTCGGACTCGTCTACAGAACTCTGCGTAGTGGGTACGTTTGTCAGACAAGCAGAactgtcagtctgtcactcaGAACCCTGTGACTGAACTTTACAGTAAAGTACTGTACCAGTGCTAGCCATCGAATCGTCTTGCAACCTACTGCGCCTACTAGTCGGTTAGGTTACTTACTGCTAGATTTGAAGGGGGTGATTTGTTTACGTTAGGGGGCCATTAAATGGAATGATATTTGGTGCTGTATCTCTTTTTTTCGGgtgtcaaaatgtatttatttattttggtgtcAAAAGGTCCGCGGCTGGACGAAAAACATCCAGGGTTAACTTTCAGCCCCAGAAGCCCACCCTAGCGACGCCATTGTTTtaaaccaagcggccaaaaccagacttcgtttttgaagctcatttcctggtgttgtatttcctggttgctcactagcgccactacggatggctccagtataggtgtctTCATATCcagtttccatgtaagtctacggtacaaatgcgatcaaaatacaaagtcaataattttttctcacaagaacaaatagtcataataggtgtattttattcgtcttatgactgtccatgggtcgatttcatgatttattgcgtcatttgggcacagtgccaatatttgttctggaccaatgaggtacagcttgcgtcacttccggattactgcagaggactgagctacagtaggggctacaatctgtggtcactggggtgggaggtggcgtctcttggccttgacattgcggctccgaccacggtccacctgtgcgaagtcagaaaatgcaggcatcccatttcgtagtgatttcattatggcgtgtgctatttacagctgcagtagacgactataaaataatcatcctctgaagtttttcggtaggcgagtcatttttactatttcctttagcctacttaacgtgttttagagacccacggagagtcaatgggtgacgccacagtagctttgtccatattttttacagtctctggttacAAATCGCCTTCCCGCATAGCTAATGTCTTTGTCTTTAGTTCAAAGCATAGACAAATATACATAGACGCCACATTGACTGCTTCGGCCCGTTGCTGCGATACATCAACGTCGCCGCCATATTGGACCAGGCGAGACTGGcctgaaaagaaatggaaacggggtagctgcggtttttctggataaaaagcattataacgtttacattactcaaattatttcaatgagtcgtttttatattcaaggctTTATGATCTGTGTGGAGTAGgctacaaaaaaagttttatctccagttacttagaatctcgatagttaggctataatcgctgctagacgctcaagaTAGGAGTGTGTATCAACATTAGGTTTACATGGACTGAATCGTGTGGtggaaaataaatcattgtCATAAAGAATTGCCACAGTTATTTTTAACGGTGCTTCTTAAACCCAGATTGAAACCTCTCATACACATTGTTAGCttgcaggaaagaaaaaagctgTTGAGCTACCCATTTCATAGGGATCTTTGATGGAAATTGGAGGTTTCAGTTTTCAGTAGGATCAAAACGAGATTTATTACAAGACAAGTAACTATTTACAAGTAGGCTAGTTTGTTATAGTGAACACCTCTGGTGTGTAAATCTAAATTCTTTTGGAACTCATAATGTCGATTTATGAAATCGgagaataaacaaaacattattttaaataatgaatataacttctcatggaaaatgttttttttttttgaggacacCGTGGGACTCCACGGGCCACTGGAGGACCTCAAACTCCAGTTTGGAAGCATTGCTCTAtacccctaaaccctaaaccctaaaccctaaaccctaaaccctaaaccctaaaccctaaaccctaaccctaaccctaaccctaaccctaaccactacctaaccacaccctaaccctaaccctgtggtATGGGTGTGCTTTGCATGCCCGCTAGAGGTCACAATAGTGAtctctgaatgaaaaaagaaaaaaaaatcaatgcaaacTGAGGTTTggaaatttcaattttaatttcaatctCAATTGGAagtgaaagaaaatgtcatcaagcaaaaaaaaaaaaaaaaatgtgatttttgaaTTTGTCCTACTGCATTTCcattgtcatggaaacagaTTTCAGATTTCTAAGCACTCACATTACCACTTGTTCTGCCTGTACAAGAACAACGCATAGACTTTGTGTAAGTagattttgttaaatattttactcTCAAATTATGTAGTTAgccaataattataattatggcGATGCTGGAAAGCCTGCGCTTGGCGGTCCACTAGAGGAACCCATTAGagtgcagtttttgtttttggctatatcctcctaagacccaacaattcatttttttgtcccctgtaggggacatgagtctctggttttaatctgaagaaccatatattctattATGATCCTGTTCTGTGTAGAGagcataaaaaaattaaaaaaaaatagttttttgaaaatattttcactgcaacatttttttgtcatacaagacacttgtattatgtcaaagaaaatgtaatagTCTTTGGAGTATATGTGGTTTTCTCTCTGcgaaaaacatgcataaaagTAAAAGAGCAAAgccataattttaaaaatacttttaataatttgaatgaaaatgaactcACTGATATATGCAATTGGTTAAACTCATATTTATCTTGTTCTGTTGTACAAAAATACGTGTCATTTGTAGCAGCTTCATGTTTTGCtatgtgcaaaataaaacaacagtatTGCAATATGGACACAGGTCCAGGTAAATTCAAGTATGCTGACATAAATggcatatttaatactttgagAGGTAGGCCTATATATTTCAGCAAATAGTGCATATGTAAACTACATTTTTGGCTCTTAATTGAGGTGAAAAGTTTCAATAGCAAATTTGTTGTGAAATTTTGTGCCATTGGTTTGATAGGATACTCACAAGAAGAGGTTTGTACACATGTCACAGTTGAAATTCTCATGGTAATAATATATTGTTGGGCACATcagatatttttgaaaagtaCTTGGAAAAACCAAATTTATCAATGAAAAGTGCAATTCTCTGACACTGTAAAATCTAACTATTCTTTTTATATACTGCACAACATTAATAATATTCAAAACAGTACACGTTGCATAAGGATTTGAGgtgctttttttacatttctgtttgacCAACTAAAATAATCAGAATATGTTGTATTAGCAACATATTGTCTGAAGTTTTGTGCAATACAAGCAAGTAaacattgttgttttgtatttgaacCCCAGATTACCATATGTTTACAAAGTAGGTGCATGATTCAAAATTATTTCCAGAATCAATTTACTTCAAGAAATTTAAATCCAAGATCTTCAGGACAcaagcagtctctctctctctctctctctctctctctctctctctctcactctcacacgcaaAAACGTTGAACTTTATACGTACAGTATTGCATATGCAACTACATTCCTGATCAagacaattatttaataaaatactaaTACTAGTTTGTAAACACAATGTAATTATTAAGGGGTTTCTGATCATGGTTGAAAAGTTATTAGTAGTGAAGATGATCGTAGGATGTATACATCACTGACAGGAGAAAGACTTTAATTGCGATCACTTTTCAAGCAATTTACCATTTCTACTCTGCCTTATCTTTCTTTCCATGTTCTTTCAGAGTACcgtctgaaattaatttatatattttgaatatagACTATAGTTGTTTATGTATATTCAGTTTTGACTAGCCCTCATAAATTCATTCCTTACAATTGGTATTCTGATTCAACTCCCCATTAAAGCGCAAAGTTTAGCTAACTACCTCTAAGCATGCTAAAATACGGCGAACGACAGGCCGCTACAGGACTGAAAGTTCTTGTTTACGGTCCGATGGTGTAGCAATACTAGAGGGACTTAATTGCCTCTGCCCAGCTGGCAGAAGAGCCGTCTCTATACTGACAGCAACCACTGTGTGTCCTGGCTTCGGTTACAGCCATGTGGCTGGCTGCGGAGGCAATACTTTCATTTAGGAACGGGACGCTGAGGTTTAGCATTTCTGATACTGAAATAGCTGCATTGCCAGGTGCAGCTGTACACACGGGCTCGTGTTACATTTTACCAAAACACTTCAGATAAAACGCAAAGTGCACTTCAGTGAGGgtccctctcttccctttcgttcatgaaattacaaaaatatacaaagttcagcttctttttttcttcttctataGAACAGTAGTCATCTTTACATGTAAACATCGGCGCTTGTCCGAGCATGCGTCCTCTCCGTTTCCTCAACTCAAACAGACGAGTGCTTTTCCCCATCTCTGACCTGccgaggtaaaaaaaaaaaaaacatttttaaacgtACGTTCAATTACGCTTTTTTCGTATTGTATTAATCTTTAATTGATTGTTCTTTTTAACGacacagcacattcattttatgtgTTCGCTAAAACATGTCACTGATTATTTTCCACAGCGATTAAAAGCAAGAATT includes:
- the LOC118214655 gene encoding putative nuclease HARBI1 isoform X1, giving the protein MQLLNACSKWPGSTQDSFILRHSRVGLRLEAGESGDGCLLAEEMRYNLAHGRTRSVVERTIGLLKGRWCCLDASGVKLLYKPEKVTRIILACGVLHNIALRHGIEMDVEIRMDPQELPNPPPNGAPAPADAVRRRRQLRDCW
- the LOC118214655 gene encoding putative nuclease HARBI1 isoform X2; this translates as MQLLNACSKWPGSTQDSFILRHSRVGLRLEAGESGDGCLLAEEMRYNLAHGRTRSVVERTIGLLKGRWCCLDASGVKLLYKPEKL